Proteins from a genomic interval of Caldicellulosiruptor diazotrophicus:
- a CDS encoding type II toxin-antitoxin system HicB family antitoxin, with translation MADKYIFPSIFEPSENGGYRVTFPDLPGCITEGKTLEEALYMAKDALELHLCGLEEDNEEIPEPTPPEKLDIPKGAFVVPIVVYIPPVREEMANNSVNKTVTLPRWLKKAAEEAHINFSQVLQQVLKEKLGIKDRN, from the coding sequence ATGGCAGATAAATACATTTTCCCATCTATTTTTGAACCGAGTGAAAATGGTGGATATCGTGTTACTTTCCCCGATTTACCTGGATGCATAACAGAAGGCAAAACACTTGAAGAAGCTTTATATATGGCTAAAGATGCTTTGGAATTACATTTATGTGGCTTAGAAGAAGACAACGAGGAAATCCCTGAACCTACTCCACCTGAAAAGTTAGATATTCCAAAAGGTGCTTTTGTTGTTCCAATTGTTGTTTATATACCACCAGTGAGAGAAGAAATGGCAAACAATAGTGTAAATAAGACTGTAACCTTACCAAGGTGGTTAAAGAAAGCTGCCGAAGAAGCTCATATTAATTTTTCTCAAGTTTTACAGCAAGTCTTAAAAGAAAAGCTCGGTATAAAAGACCGTAATTAG
- a CDS encoding ABC transporter ATP-binding protein, with protein MKVIITEDLSKKFKSFIAVNKVNIEIEEGEIYGFVGLNGAGKTTTIRMLLRMMKPTDGKVFLFGKDIAKGFEQWNDIGYIVESTYAYPNLTVRENLELFFMLRKLKEKTLIDNIIEKLKLNEYQNILAKNLSLGNLQRLGLAKALIHKPKLLILDEPLNGLDPIGIIEVREMLRELSQNGTTIFVSSHILAELAKIATKIGIIHRGKLVKELTSVQLEKQLKKRLVISTKDNYKAIELLKQKGWVPSINTKNEIEILDERALSRSDEICKFLTNNDLPPYKLYPFEEDLESFFIRTIRNEEE; from the coding sequence ATGAAAGTAATAATCACAGAAGATTTAAGTAAAAAATTCAAAAGTTTTATAGCTGTTAATAAAGTTAATATTGAGATAGAAGAGGGTGAAATTTACGGATTTGTAGGTTTGAATGGTGCTGGAAAAACTACAACAATACGAATGTTGCTTAGAATGATGAAACCAACTGATGGAAAAGTATTTTTGTTTGGAAAGGATATAGCTAAAGGTTTTGAGCAGTGGAATGATATAGGATACATAGTAGAATCCACATATGCTTACCCTAATCTTACTGTTAGAGAAAATCTGGAATTATTTTTTATGTTAAGGAAACTTAAAGAAAAGACACTTATAGATAACATTATAGAAAAATTGAAACTTAATGAGTATCAGAATATACTTGCAAAAAATTTATCACTTGGTAACTTACAAAGGTTAGGACTTGCAAAGGCGTTAATCCATAAACCTAAATTGCTAATTTTGGACGAACCGCTAAATGGATTAGATCCTATTGGGATAATTGAAGTAAGAGAAATGCTGAGAGAGCTTTCTCAAAATGGAACTACAATTTTTGTTTCAAGTCATATTCTCGCCGAGCTTGCAAAGATAGCAACAAAAATAGGAATTATTCATAGGGGAAAACTTGTAAAAGAACTAACATCTGTGCAATTAGAAAAGCAACTCAAAAAGAGATTAGTGATTTCTACAAAAGATAATTATAAAGCTATAGAACTATTAAAGCAAAAAGGATGGGTACCGTCTATAAACACCAAAAATGAAATTGAAATTTTAGATGAGAGAGCATTAAGTAGATCTGACGAAATATGTAAGTTCCTGACAAATAATGACTTGCCTCCGTATAAACTCTATCCTTTTGAAGAGGATTTAGAATCTTTCTTTATCAGAACCATAAGAAACGAGGAGGAATGA
- a CDS encoding YetF domain-containing protein, whose protein sequence is MVITIFIRTLILYILVVLVMRLMGKRQMGELQPFELVITIMISELAAVPMQNTGVPLINGIIPILTLLFLQTLITFGSLKSDFIKRLVCGSPTILIAKGKILEDALRKTQYSLNDLMEQLRIKGFFNIHDIEYAILETDGDISVIPKSQKRYVTPADLGIPTKYEGIPISIIVDGKLKEESLKYANLTLDQVLVEIKKRGIDKVQDVFFACIDPEGHWFVQKKEEKNK, encoded by the coding sequence ATGGTTATAACCATTTTTATTAGAACGTTAATATTGTATATATTGGTTGTGTTAGTTATGAGACTTATGGGGAAAAGACAGATGGGCGAACTACAGCCGTTTGAACTTGTTATAACTATAATGATTTCTGAACTTGCGGCTGTTCCGATGCAAAACACAGGGGTTCCTCTTATAAACGGTATCATTCCTATTTTGACTCTTTTATTTTTACAAACGTTAATCACATTTGGGAGTTTGAAATCTGATTTTATAAAAAGACTTGTATGTGGAAGTCCAACAATCTTGATAGCAAAAGGTAAAATTTTAGAAGATGCACTAAGAAAGACACAGTATAGCTTAAATGACCTTATGGAACAGTTGAGAATAAAAGGATTTTTCAACATTCATGACATAGAATACGCCATACTGGAGACTGATGGAGATATTTCTGTGATTCCAAAGTCTCAAAAAAGATATGTTACTCCTGCTGATTTAGGGATACCAACAAAATATGAAGGAATTCCAATAAGTATAATAGTTGATGGCAAATTAAAAGAAGAGTCTTTAAAGTACGCCAATCTGACATTAGATCAGGTACTTGTAGAGATTAAAAAAAGAGGTATAGATAAAGTACAAGATGTTTTTTTTGCTTGCATTGATCCTGAGGGCCACTGGTTTGTTCAAAAAAAGGAGGAAAAAAACAAATGA
- a CDS encoding DUF4363 family protein, whose product MKVWATVGGFLILITVLMLISMHIILGATAKIESGLSDLYENVIENNYYLAKSNYLDIVKKWNEYKKSWAMLIEHQEIDKIDEELTKINEYLLEQNRVLLISEIGLLKFYIRHVREMTLLKIENIF is encoded by the coding sequence ATGAAGGTATGGGCTACAGTTGGAGGTTTTCTCATTTTAATAACTGTACTTATGTTAATTTCGATGCATATAATATTAGGTGCTACAGCGAAGATTGAAAGTGGACTGTCTGACTTGTATGAAAACGTTATTGAAAACAACTACTATCTTGCAAAGTCAAACTACTTGGATATTGTGAAGAAGTGGAATGAGTATAAAAAAAGCTGGGCTATGCTAATTGAGCATCAAGAAATAGATAAGATAGATGAAGAGCTTACTAAAATAAATGAATATCTTTTAGAACAAAACCGCGTTCTTTTGATAAGTGAAATTGGTCTCCTTAAATTTTATATTCGTCATGTTAGAGAAATGACCTTACTTAAGATTGAAAATATTTTTTAA
- a CDS encoding 2-oxoacid:acceptor oxidoreductase family protein produces the protein MNDIIIAGIGGQGNILLSRVICQLFTNRGFDVKSAENIGMSQRGGSVVSYIRVGDNVGPIVPDGEADILIGLEITEAARNINKINKDSLIILNDRFVKPKNSELEKQQILKYFEKNFRKLTIINACNIAFKLNMPKAENITMLTLICKKGILHFSKEEILTVLSQVLSPPMYEMNKILVEKVYEKY, from the coding sequence ATGAATGATATTATAATAGCTGGAATAGGTGGTCAGGGGAATATTCTGCTTTCAAGGGTGATTTGCCAACTTTTTACGAATAGAGGTTTTGATGTAAAATCAGCTGAAAACATAGGAATGAGCCAAAGAGGCGGTTCTGTTGTGAGTTATATCAGGGTAGGAGATAATGTTGGACCAATTGTACCAGATGGTGAAGCTGATATTTTAATTGGATTAGAAATAACTGAAGCAGCAAGAAATATTAACAAAATTAATAAGGATTCTCTAATTATTTTAAATGATAGATTTGTAAAGCCTAAAAATTCAGAATTAGAAAAACAACAAATACTCAAATACTTTGAGAAAAATTTCAGAAAATTAACTATAATAAACGCTTGTAATATTGCTTTTAAATTAAATATGCCAAAAGCAGAGAATATTACAATGCTTACTTTAATATGCAAAAAAGGAATTTTACATTTTTCAAAAGAAGAAATTTTAACAGTTTTAAGTCAGGTCTTAAGTCCTCCAATGTACGAAATGAATAAAATTCTTGTTGAAAAAGTTTATGAGAAATATTAA
- a CDS encoding phenylacetate--CoA ligase family protein, giving the protein MGSVRMRENVNELFLNQLENVFKNSPFYQKKFKEAGIKLGEIQDIEDIKKLPFTTKEELREAYPLGLMAVDEKKVVRIHSSSGTTGMPVIIPYTQKDIDDWKEMMKRCYLFAGITELDRIQITPGYGLWTAGIGFQLGAEFLGAMTIPMGPGNTEKQLQMMMDLKSTVIVATSSYGLLLAEEVVKRGLKDKIHLRVGIFGSERWGEKQRKTIEEYLGIESFDIYGLTEIYGPGIAIDCKKHTGLHYFDDFLYFEIIDPQTGEYVADGELGELVITTLKKEGAPLIRYRTRDITRKIPGECSCGSMYPRIDRIVGRTDDMVKVKGVNIFPAQIDTFLKDIEGVGSEYQVIIERIDYRDKLTLKVEVKDEYFLSEMKELIFSEFKNKIGVSPEVILCRIGELPRSEKKTKRIFDLRG; this is encoded by the coding sequence ATGGGAAGTGTCAGGATGAGAGAAAATGTCAATGAACTTTTCTTAAACCAGCTTGAAAATGTTTTTAAAAACAGCCCATTTTATCAGAAAAAATTCAAGGAAGCAGGAATAAAGCTGGGCGAAATACAGGATATAGAGGATATCAAAAAACTTCCATTTACAACAAAAGAAGAGTTAAGAGAAGCTTATCCTTTAGGGCTTATGGCTGTGGATGAGAAAAAGGTTGTAAGAATTCACTCTTCTTCAGGTACAACCGGAATGCCAGTAATCATTCCATACACTCAAAAGGATATTGATGACTGGAAGGAAATGATGAAAAGGTGTTATCTGTTTGCAGGTATTACAGAGCTTGATAGAATTCAGATAACCCCTGGATATGGGCTGTGGACAGCAGGTATTGGCTTTCAGCTTGGTGCTGAATTTCTGGGTGCAATGACAATTCCGATGGGACCAGGGAATACAGAAAAACAACTTCAGATGATGATGGATTTAAAATCAACAGTCATTGTTGCAACTTCATCTTATGGACTTTTACTTGCTGAAGAGGTAGTTAAAAGAGGGTTAAAAGACAAGATACATTTGAGAGTTGGGATATTTGGTTCTGAAAGATGGGGAGAAAAACAGCGAAAAACTATTGAGGAGTATCTGGGTATAGAAAGTTTTGATATTTATGGGCTAACAGAGATTTATGGACCTGGAATTGCGATAGATTGCAAAAAACATACGGGTCTTCATTATTTTGATGATTTCCTATATTTTGAAATAATTGACCCACAAACAGGAGAATATGTGGCTGATGGAGAGTTAGGTGAACTTGTCATTACTACATTAAAAAAAGAAGGTGCTCCTCTTATAAGGTACAGAACGAGGGATATAACACGTAAAATTCCAGGTGAATGCAGTTGTGGTTCTATGTATCCGCGTATTGACAGGATTGTTGGCAGGACTGACGATATGGTAAAGGTCAAAGGTGTTAATATCTTTCCTGCTCAAATAGACACATTTTTGAAGGATATAGAAGGTGTTGGAAGCGAATATCAAGTAATTATAGAAAGAATTGATTACAGGGATAAACTTACATTAAAGGTTGAAGTTAAAGATGAATATTTTTTGTCTGAGATGAAAGAGTTAATTTTTTCTGAGTTTAAAAATAAAATAGGAGTATCACCTGAGGTGATTTTGTGTAGGATAGGTGAACTTCCTCGAAGTGAAAAGAAGACAAAACGCATATTTGATTTGAGAGGCTGA
- a CDS encoding CoA-binding protein, with the protein MDAKAIALALSFKNWAVVGATPNKQKYGYMVYKKLKENGYKVFAINPLYDEIEGDKVYKTLLDLNQKIDCMSMIVSPEKGKSYIEQAIKIGVKYIWFQPGAESNELIKLCEKNSIVPIYNACVLVALNHKK; encoded by the coding sequence GTGGATGCCAAAGCTATTGCATTAGCTTTGAGTTTTAAAAACTGGGCTGTGGTTGGTGCAACACCAAATAAGCAAAAATATGGATACATGGTTTACAAAAAGCTCAAAGAGAATGGCTACAAGGTATTTGCCATAAATCCTTTGTACGATGAGATTGAGGGTGACAAGGTATACAAAACATTGTTGGATTTAAATCAAAAAATAGATTGCATGAGTATGATTGTTTCACCAGAAAAAGGAAAGTCATATATTGAACAGGCGATAAAAATAGGAGTAAAGTATATTTGGTTTCAGCCAGGAGCCGAAAGTAATGAGTTAATTAAGCTATGTGAAAAGAATAGCATAGTTCCAATTTACAATGCATGTGTTCTGGTTGCGTTAAACCACAAAAAATAA
- a CDS encoding Uma2 family endonuclease, translating to MEARIPKVYTYADYLELSEDARVELVDGVIYDMGPAPSRVHQEIVIELATLMKNYLKSSNKSCKLYTAPFDVVLVEEGQDESKATNVVQPDISIICDKKKLTTERGCVGAPEMIIEVVSESNFSHDYIRKLNLYTQFKVKEYWIVNPNNQTILVYRLKDNEDYLPPEVYTFSDKVKVCIFEDLEIDFALIKEVL from the coding sequence ATGGAAGCAAGGATACCTAAAGTTTATACCTATGCAGATTACCTTGAGCTGTCTGAAGACGCAAGGGTAGAGCTTGTTGATGGTGTTATTTATGATATGGGCCCTGCACCGTCAAGGGTACACCAGGAAATTGTAATAGAGCTTGCAACATTGATGAAAAATTATCTCAAATCTTCTAATAAGTCCTGCAAGTTATACACAGCTCCGTTTGATGTTGTCCTTGTAGAGGAAGGGCAGGATGAGAGCAAAGCAACAAATGTTGTCCAGCCTGATATATCAATCATATGTGATAAGAAAAAACTTACTACTGAAAGAGGCTGTGTTGGAGCTCCTGAGATGATAATTGAGGTTGTATCAGAGAGCAATTTTTCACATGATTATATCCGAAAACTCAATCTTTACACACAGTTTAAAGTCAAAGAATATTGGATTGTAAATCCAAACAACCAAACAATTTTAGTATACAGACTCAAAGACAATGAAGATTATCTGCCGCCAGAAGTTTACACCTTCAGTGACAAGGTCAAGGTTTGTATCTTTGAAGACCTTGAAATAGATTTTGCCCTAATCAAAGAGGTGTTGTAA